Proteins co-encoded in one Zalophus californianus isolate mZalCal1 chromosome 9, mZalCal1.pri.v2, whole genome shotgun sequence genomic window:
- the TAS2R10 gene encoding LOW QUALITY PROTEIN: taste receptor type 2 member 10 (The sequence of the model RefSeq protein was modified relative to this genomic sequence to represent the inferred CDS: inserted 1 base in 1 codon; substituted 1 base at 1 genomic stop codon), protein MLSILEGLLIFIAVSESILGVLGNGFIGLVKCIDCVKNKKFSMIAFILTGLATSRICLILIIITDGFIKIFSPDMYYSGNLIDYISYLWVIINQSSIWFATSLSIFYFLKIANFSHHXFLWLKGRINRVLHLLMGTLFISRLFTFPQIVEMINDSRMKSENTTWNLNMQKSKFFTKQTLLNLGVILLFTLCLTTCFLLIISLWRHNRRMQLNVTGPRDPSTEAHVKAMKVLIYFIILFILYFIGIAIEISCFTLPENKLLFIFGIMTTAIYPWGHSFILILGNSKLKQASLRALWQFKCSEAGRLLTAAXTCVGRNGSSRRII, encoded by the exons ATGCTAAGCATACTGGAAGGCCTCCTCATTTTTATAGCAGTTAGTGAATCAATACTGGGAGTTTTAGGGAATGGATTTATTGGCCTTGTCAAATGTATTGACTGTGTGAAGAACAAAAAGTTTTCTATGATTGCCTTTATTCTCACTGGTTTAGCTACTTCCAGAATTTGTCTGATATTGATAATAATTACAGATGGTTTTATAAAGATATTCTCTCCAGATATGTATTACTCTGGTAACCTAATTGATTATATTAGTTACTTATGGGTAATTATCAACCAATCAAGTATTTGGTTTGCCACCAGTCTCAgcatcttctattttctgaagaTAGCAAATTTTTCCCACC ATTTTCTCTGGTTGAAGGGTAGAATCAATAGGGTTCTTCACCTTCTGATGGGAACCTTGTTTATTTCAAGGTTATTTACTTTTCCACAAATTGTGGAGATGATTAATGATAGTAGAATGAAGAGTGAAAATACAACCTGGAACCTCAACATGCAGAAAAGTAAATTCTTTACTAAACAGACTTTGCTCAATCTAGGAGTCATTCTTCTCTTTACACTATGCCTGACTACATGTTTCTTGTTAATCATTTCCCTTTGGAGACACAACAGGCGCATGCAGTTGAATGTCACTGGACCCCGAGACCCCAGTACAGAAGCGCATGTGAAAGCAATGaaagttttgatatattttatcatCCTCTTTATCTTGTATTTTATAGGCATTGCCATAGAAATATCATGTTTCACTCTGCCAGAAAACAAATTGCtgtttatttttggtataatgACCACAGCCATCTATCCCTGGGGCCACTCATTTATCCTAATTCTAGGAAACAGCAAGCTAAAGCAAGCCTCTTTGAGGGCCCTGTGGCAATTCAAGTGCTCTGAGGCGGGGAGACTGCTCACAGCTGCATAGACCTGCGTGGGGAGAAATGGAAGTTCTAGGAGAATAATCTAG
- the TAS2R9 gene encoding LOW QUALITY PROTEIN: taste receptor type 2 member 9 (The sequence of the model RefSeq protein was modified relative to this genomic sequence to represent the inferred CDS: inserted 2 bases in 1 codon) yields the protein MNQLEFCKASARSTDPKDSTWSRSYAKGHKTEPRIESVRISTTEVIYTILIAGELTIGIWENGFIVLVNCTGWLKRRDTSMTDIILVSLAISRICLLXVISLDGVIICISRDKYAGSKLMSIVDVFWTLSNHSSVWFTSCLSIFYLLKIANISHPFFLWLKLKINKVVLGIFLMSFLTCIIISVSLNEDFWDPFKGNHKENITWEFKVSKIPSAFKLVILNLGAIIPFVLCLTSFLLLLFFLFKHTKQMKLYATGSRDPSTEAHMRAIKAVIIFLLLFIMYYAAFLVVTSSLLIPQGKLVVMFGGMIAVIFPSSHLFILIMGNSKLREAFLKVLRIVKCFHKRRKPFVPQRILNTRRKKSTKDLCSSPN from the exons ATGAACCAACTAGAGTTTTGCAAAGCTTCTGCTAGAAGTACAGATCCAAAGGACTCAACATGGTCCCGGAGTTATGCCAAGGGACACAAGACTGAACCCAGGATAGAATCAGTACGAA TAAGTACAACGGAGGTAATATATACCATCCTGATCGCTGGTGAATTGACTATAGGAATTTGGGAAAATGGATTTATTGTACTGGTTAATTGCACTGGCTGGCTCAAAAGGAGAGATACCTCCATGACTGACATTATCTTGGTGAGCTTAGCCATCTCCAGAATCTGTTTGTT TGTGATATCTTTAGATGGCGTTATTATATGTATCTCCCGGGATAAATATGCCGGTAGCAAGCTGATGAGCATTGTGGATGTTTTCTGGACACTTAGCAATCATTCAAGTGTCTGGTTTACTTCTTGCCTCAGCATCTTCTATTTACTGAAGATAGCCAATATATCCCACCCGTTTTTCCTCTGGTTGAAACTAAAGATTAACAAAGTCGTCCTGGGGATTTTTCTGATGTCCTTCCTTACCTGTATAATTATTAGTGTTTCATTGAATGAGGACTTCTGGGATCCCTTCAAAGGCAATCATAAGGAAAACATAACTTGGGAATTCAAAGTGAGTAAAATCCCAAGTGCTTTCAAACTGGTTATCCTGAACCTGGGGGCTATCATTCCCTTTGTTCTTTGCCTAACCTCATTTCTCTTGTTACTTTTCTTCCTATTTAAACACACCAAGCAGATGAAACTTTATGCCACAGGGTCCAGAGACCCCAGCACAGAGGCCCACATGAGGGCCATAAAGGCAGTGAtcatctttctgcttctcttcattATGTACTATGCAGCCTTTCTTGTAGTAACCTCTAGCTTACTGATTCCTCAGGGAAAATTAGTGGTGATGTTTGGTGGTATGATAGCTGTCATTTTCCCATCAAGCCATTTGTTCATCCTGATAATGGGGAACAGCAAACTGAGGGAGGCTTTTCTTAAAGTGCTAAGGATTGTGAAGTGTTTCCACAAAAGAAGGAAACCTTTCGTTCCACAGAGAATCCTGAATacaaggagaaagaaatcaacaaaagacCTTTGCTCTTCTCCCAATtga
- the TAS2R8 gene encoding taste receptor type 2 member 8: MLSTEDNIFVIIITREFIIGMLGNVYIGLVNWIDWIKKKKISSIDYILTSLAISRICLLCVLILNGIIMVCYPDFYENDKLQAVINIFWTLTNYLSTWFATCLNVFYLLKIANFSHLLFLWLKRIDRVIHWILLGCLAISSLISLILATTPNYDYEFHKIINHKRNCTEMFHVSKSQYFNPLTLFNLLAIVPCTVPLISFFLLIMSLWRHIKQVKLSVAGCGDPSTEAHVRAMKTMTSFLFLLFVYYGASLLATFNYLMKESKLAVMLGEIIAILYPSGHSLILIIRNYKLRQTYIRMLSYETTVCMM, translated from the coding sequence ATGCTCAGTACGGAAGACAACATCTTTGTGATCATTATAACCAGAGAATTCATAATAGGAATGTTAGGGAATGTATACATTGGACTAGTAAACTGGATTGACtggattaagaagaaaaagatctcCTCAATTGACTATATCCTCACCAGTCTAGCCATCTCCAGAATTTGTTTGCTCTGTGTACTGATACTAAATGGCATCATAATGGTATGCTACCCagatttttatgaaaatgataAACTACAGGCAGTCATTAATATCTTCTGGACACTCACCAACTACTTAAGTACATGGTTTGCCACCTGCCTCAATGTCTTCTATTTGCTCAAGATAGCCAATTTCTCCCATCTGCTTTTTCTCTGGCTAAAGAGAATTGACAGAGTGATTCACTGGATTCTGCTGGGTTGTTTGGCCATTTCCTCTTTGATCAGCCTTATACTAGCAACAACACCAAATTATGATTATGAgtttcataaaattataaatcataaaagaaactgCACTGAAATGTTCCATGTGAGTAAAAGTCAATACTTCAACCCTTTGACTCTCTTTAACCTGTTGGCAATTGTCCCATGTACTGTACCATTgatctcatttttccttttaattatgtCCCTATGGAGACATATCAAGCAAGTGAAACTCAGTGTTGCAGGCTGTGGAGACCCTAGCACAGAGGCCCATGTGAGAGCCATGAAAACTATGacttcatttctcttcctcctttttgtaTACTATGGGGCTTCTCTTTTGGCGACTTTTAACTATCTTATGAAAGAAAGCAAGTTAGCTGTGATGTTAGGAGAAATTATAGCAATTCTCTATCCTTCTGGtcattcacttattttaattattagaaattacaaGCTGAGGCAGACATATATCAGGATGCTGAGTTACGAGACAACAGTCTGTATGATGTAA
- the TAS2R7 gene encoding taste receptor type 2 member 7: MPDKVETALMLMAAGEFSMGILGNAFIGLVNCMGWIKNRKIASIDLILTSLAISRICLLCIILLDCFILVLYPDVYATGKQMRIIDFFWTLTNHLSVWFATCLSIFYFLKIANFFHPLFLWMKKRIDSVIPRILLGCLVLSVFISFFVTENLNDDFRYCVKTKKKTNLTVRCRVNKAQYASIKICLNLLTLFPFSVSLISFLLLILSLWRHTRQMKLSATGCRDFSIEAHVGAMKAVISFLLLFIAYCLAFLVATSSYFMPETELAVIIGELIALIYPSSHSFILILGSNKLRQASLRVLWKVKYILNRRNF, from the coding sequence atgCCGGATAAAGTGGAGACCGCCTTAATGCTCATGGCAGCTGGAGAGTTTTCAATGGGGATTTTAGGAAATGCATTCATTGGATTGGTGAACTGCATGGGTTGGATCAAGAATAGGAAGATCGCCTCCattgatttaatcctcacaagtcTGGCCATATCCAGAATTTGTCTATTATGTATAATACTATTAGATTGTTTTATATTGGTGCTGTATCCAGACGTGTATGCTACCGGTAAACAAATGAGAATCATTGACTTTTTCTGGACACTAACCAACCATTTAAGTGTCTGGTTTGCCACCTGTCTcagcattttctatttcctcaagATTGCGAATTTCTTCCATCCGCTTTTCCTCTGGATGAAGAAGAGAATTGACAGTGTGATTCCTAGGATCCTGCTGGGGTGCTTGGTCCTCTCTGTGTTTATTAGCTTTTTTGTCACTGAGAATTTGAATGATGATTTCAGGTATTGTGttaagacaaagaagaaaacaaacttaACTGTGAGATGCAGAGTAAATAAAGCTCAATATGCTTCTATCAAGATTTGCCTCAACCTGTTAACGCTATTCCCCTTTTCTGTGTCTCTGATCTCATTTCTCCTCTTGATCCTCTCCCTCTGGAGACATACGAGGCAGATGAAACTCAGTGCCACAGGGTGCAGAGACTTCAGCATAGAAGCCCACGTGGGAGCCATGAAAGCTGtcatctcctttctcctccttttcattGCCTACTGTTTGGCCTTTCTCGTAGCCACCTCTAGCTACTTTATGCCAGAGACTGAATTAGCTGTGATCATCGGTGAGTTGATAGCTTTAATCTATCCCTCAAGCCATTCATTTATCTTAATTCTGGGGAGCAATAAATTAAGACAGGCATCCCTAAGGGTGCTATGGAAAGTAAAGTATATCCTAAACAGGAGAAATTTCTAA